From a region of the Cololabis saira isolate AMF1-May2022 chromosome 8, fColSai1.1, whole genome shotgun sequence genome:
- the oser1 gene encoding oxidative stress-responsive serine-rich protein 1: MEAGSGSSSGSTEEEETLQTAFKKLRVDAESLPGTVGVAEATTARTATRCLDGGAKTKLSCSKDNWHCCSRKSSRAVSRSQRRRRSKSPILHPPKFTYCSAAAAAGALAPPPGALAPPPGALAPPPVAEAPPPSDPGTPGPVRTEFGSRPGYDGRLGGVASSPPSSSREAVATATTPPRWEGLPEEEGAEPGAAAARWSSGAAAADFRALSELHRSGGGGPAPWGPAPCSCGEGAGPREGAGPACGCSGGVEAYSFTGLRSVISECGRGLPGRGHASRTVGGAGEAAAPSAPPSGPSGSPRSCSEQARRYVDDITMEDLAGYVEFYLFIPKKMSHMAEMMYT; encoded by the exons TTTACCAGGAACCGTCGGCGTGGCGGAGGCGACGACGGCCCGGACGGCGACGCGATGTCTGGACGGAGGAGCCAAGACCAAGCTGAGCTGCTCCAAGGACAACTGGCACTG ctgcagcaggaagTCCTCCAGGGCCGTGTCCCGGAGTCAGCGCCGCCGCCGCTCCAAGTCCCCGATCCTGCACCCGCCCAAGTTCACCTACtgcagcgctgctgctgctgctggggccctggccccgccccccggggCGCTGGCCCCGCCTCCCggagccctggccccgccccctgtggCCGAGGCTCCGCCCCCGTCCGACCCCGGGACCCCCGGCCCGGTCCGGACTGAGTTCGGCTCCCGGCCCGGCTACGACGGACGCCTGGGGGGCGTGGCCTCCTCCCCCCCGTCGTCATCGCGGGAGGCCGTCGCCACGGCGACGACCCCGCCCAGGTGGGAGGGGCTTCCcgaggaggagggggcggagcctggGGCCGCCGCCGCCCGCTGGAGCTCCGGCGCCGCCGCCGCGGACTTCAGGGCTCTGTCTGAGCTGCACCGCTCCGGCgggggaggccccgccccctggggccccgccccctgctcctgcggggagggggcggggccccgggagggggcggggcctgcgtGCGGCTGCAGCGGCGGCGTGGAGGCGTACTCCTTCACCGGGCTGCGCAGCGTCATCTCCGAGTGTGGGCGGGGCCTGCCGGGGCGGGGCCACGCCTCCAGGACTGTGGGCGGGGCCGGCGAGGCCGCCGCCCCCTCGGCGCCGCCGTCGGGCCCTTCAGGGTCGCCGCGCTCGTGCTCGGAGCAGGCGCGGCGCTACGTGGACGACATCACCATGGAGGACCTGGCCGGATACGTGGAGTTCTACCTGTTCATCCCCAAGAAGATGTCGCACATGGCCGAGATGATGTACACCTGA